The DNA sequence CGGGCCGACCAGAATGCCGGACAGCACGCCGAGCCCAGCTGCCAGCGTGAACGCCAGCCGCCCGGCCTCGGTCGTGCCGATGCCGACGAGCCGCGCGCCGAGCCGGTTCACCGACGTCGCGCGCAGCGCCTTGCCGGCGATCGTGCGGCCGAAGTACACGTAGAGCGCGCCGATCAGCACCAGCGCGGTCGCGACCACGACGATGCTCTGCACCGACACCGTCATGCCGCCCAGGGCGAGTGACGCATCGGTGAATCCGTTGGTGCGCGAGCCTTCCGCGCCGAACATGACGAGCCCCAGCCCGACCATCGCGAAATGGACGGCAACCGACACGATCAGCAGCAGCAGCGTCGTGCCTTCGGCGATCGGCTGATACACGAGCCGATAGACGAACGGCCCCATCGGCACGACGATCGCCAGCGTCAGCGCGATCTGCGCGAGCATCGGCAGCGGCTGCGCGGCGAAGTTGCGCGTGAGCGCGAACATGGCGAGCGGCAGCAGCACGTAGCGGCTGCCGAGCGTCGCGAGCGTCCGGCCGAGCTGATGACGGCGTTCGCGATGGCGGATCAGGCCGCCCGCTTCGAGCAGAAAGCACGCGATGCCCATCACCAACAGGAGCCAGCAGGTGGCCGGAAATTTCTGCGCCTGCAGCGCCGCGAGCGTCAGCGCACCGTAGGCGACGAATTCGCCCTGGGGAATGAAGATCACTCGCGTGACGGAAAACACCAGCACGAGCGCCAGCGACAGCAATGCATAAATGGCGCCGGTCGTGATGCCGTCTTGCGCGAGGATCGCCGCAATCGAGAGATCCATACGTTTCGTGTATCGAGAATGCTGCGAAGAATCGGTGACGGGACAACGCCCCGCAAGCGGAAACGGCATGGCGGGAACGCGGCGCGCCGTTCCGCGGTGTTCCGGAAAACATGCAGCGGGCCCGGTGCCGTTCCCACCGGGCCCGCCAGTTTCACGTGATGCTTACTCGGCCTGCAGCTTCCACTTGCCGTCGACGATCTGCACCATCACACGCGCACGCGTGTCGAAGCCGTTGTGATCGGTCGGCGTCATGTTGATCACGCCGTGCGACACCGGCAGATCCTTCACGCTCTCGAGCGACGCGCGCAGCGCCTCGCGGAACGCTTCGGTGCCCGGCTGCCCCTTCTTCAGCGCCTCCGGAATCGCGCGCTGCAGCAGCAGCCCTGCGTCCCATGCGTGGCCGCCGAAGGTCGACAGCGAACCCGCGCCGTAGGCCTTCTCGTACGCCGCCTTGTAGCCGAGGGCCGGCTTCTTCACCGGGTTCGAGTCGGGCAGCTGGTCGGTCACGAGCACGGGGCCGGCCGGCAGGATCTCGCCTTCGCAATCCTTGCCGCACACGCGCAGGAAGTCGTTGTTCGCGACGCCATGCGTCTGGTACACCTTGCCCTTGTAGCCGCGCTCCTTCAGCGTCTTGGCCGGCAGCGCGGCCGGCGTGCCGGAGCCGGCGATCAGCACCGCGTCCGGCGTCGAGCCCATCAGCTTCAGCACCTGCCCCATCACCGACGCATCGGTGCGGTTGTAGCGCTCGTTCGACACGACCTTCAGCCCGTTCTTCGCCGCGGCGGCGTTGAAGGTGTTGTACCAGCTGTCGCCGTATGCATCGGCGAAGCCGATGAAGCCGACGGTCTTCACGCCGTGCTTCGCCATGTAGTCGGCGATCGCGTCGGCCATCAGCTGATCGTTCTGCGGCACCTTGAACATCCATGCGCGCTTCGCATCCATCGGCGCGATGATCTGTGCGCTCGCGGCCAGCGAGATCGTCGGCGTCTTGCCCTGCGACACCGGATCGAGCATCGCGAGCGAGTTCGGCGTGACGGACGAACCGATGATCGCGTCGACGTGATCCTCGTCGATCAGCTTGCGCACGTTCTGCACGGCGCGGCTCGTGTCGGACGCGTCGTCGAGCACGATGTACTGGACGCTCTTGCCCCCGATCTCCTTCGGCAGCAGCGCGATCGTGTTCTTTTCCGGGATCCCGAGCGATGCGGCCGGCCCGGTGGCCGACAGCGTCACGCCGATCTTCACCTGGGCGGACGCCGTCGCCGCCACGCACACGAGGCCAGCCGCAAGCAGAGCCTCCATCCATCGATTCATTTTCATTTACGTTGTCTCCAAACGCTGCTCGAAAAATCCGCGGGTCGCTCTGGCGGCTCCCGGTCCTCAAACAATTTAATAATTTAACTATCCCGCTGTGCCGCGCCTACGCTCGTTTTCCCGCGAGGCATCGTCGCGCACAGCAGAACGGCCATTCGACCGCAACGATGCGCGACGGCGATGTCGTCGAAATGAAGCAAGCGAAAAACAGAAGCGGCGAAGCGGCCGCGATGCACGCGCAACGACGGCGGCAACGCGCCCGGTGCGGCGCCGTCGCCAGGGGCGAACAAAGGCCGCAATCGGCCGCTCATGCGACGGTGAACGAGGCATCGGATCTGGCGAGCACCGCGCCAACCTGCGCGTTGCCGGCGCTTCCCGCGGCAACGGACGTCGCACTCGCCCGGCGGCGCCCGCAAGCCGCAAGAAGCCCGCGCCGCCCTGCTCCCGAACGGCCGCCCTCGACCGTACGCGATACCGCGATCCAACGTCCTGCGCGTCTCATCCAACCGTACTCCCTGTTCTGCGTTGCGCTCGTAGGAGAACTGCCGACCGATTTTCCCGACCGCTCGGTCGGCGAAAGCCGAGTGTAACGGACGCCTTTCATGCACGCTAACCGGGTAAGCCCGAACCGCGCGCAGGCGCGCGCGTGCCGTCGACGGCTCGACAGGACGATCGAAGAAAAATACGGGGCGGGATGAACGGTGCGATGCGAACGCGCGAAATGGCGCGCATTGAGGGCGATGCGCGCCATGCACCATCGATGCAAATTCGCGCACGCAAATGAAAAAGCGCTGTTGGATTCCGTCCAACAGCGCTTTGGGGTCCGGGCACTTTGTGCCTCGATTGTCTCCTCGTTCTCCACCTGCAAATTCGTTTCGCGGTGCATCAGAACTGAAACGAAGATTAAAGGACCTTTCACCCTGCGACAACTTAGCATTTACCCCTATGGTGCATCGCCGCACGAAAATGGGGCAGCAATCTGGC is a window from the Burkholderia vietnamiensis LMG 10929 genome containing:
- a CDS encoding ABC transporter substrate-binding protein — its product is MKMNRWMEALLAAGLVCVAATASAQVKIGVTLSATGPAASLGIPEKNTIALLPKEIGGKSVQYIVLDDASDTSRAVQNVRKLIDEDHVDAIIGSSVTPNSLAMLDPVSQGKTPTISLAASAQIIAPMDAKRAWMFKVPQNDQLMADAIADYMAKHGVKTVGFIGFADAYGDSWYNTFNAAAAKNGLKVVSNERYNRTDASVMGQVLKLMGSTPDAVLIAGSGTPAALPAKTLKERGYKGKVYQTHGVANNDFLRVCGKDCEGEILPAGPVLVTDQLPDSNPVKKPALGYKAAYEKAYGAGSLSTFGGHAWDAGLLLQRAIPEALKKGQPGTEAFREALRASLESVKDLPVSHGVINMTPTDHNGFDTRARVMVQIVDGKWKLQAE
- a CDS encoding branched-chain amino acid ABC transporter permease, which produces MDLSIAAILAQDGITTGAIYALLSLALVLVFSVTRVIFIPQGEFVAYGALTLAALQAQKFPATCWLLLVMGIACFLLEAGGLIRHRERRHQLGRTLATLGSRYVLLPLAMFALTRNFAAQPLPMLAQIALTLAIVVPMGPFVYRLVYQPIAEGTTLLLLIVSVAVHFAMVGLGLVMFGAEGSRTNGFTDASLALGGMTVSVQSIVVVATALVLIGALYVYFGRTIAGKALRATSVNRLGARLVGIGTTEAGRLAFTLAAGLGVLSGILVGPLTTVYYDSGFLIGLKGFVGAIIGGLVSYPLAAAGSLLVGVLESYSSFWASAYKEVIVFTLIIPVLLWRSFATPHAEDEEE